A stretch of DNA from Ranitomeya variabilis isolate aRanVar5 chromosome 1, aRanVar5.hap1, whole genome shotgun sequence:
ctgaaaatatgagaagtgaaatgtgtctttgttgtaatctatgcagacgagtcctgggtggaagaagttgtgttggtctgggccagatggaaaagaccggaaaagtggacaactccatcagaaagaacatcagcggtaagtcaccatctgtaactgttctgtaatctcttatatgttctgcatggctggtatttaccactcacaatatggcggtaatataagtgttgctctttgtatagagattattttcagcaacagcgcagtcatctggtgaggttctcctccactattagggtgcgtcaccctgttgtaatcaaggttacctggttaggggcccactcagaagcttcaccccctgaaccaaaaccctagatacgcctctgctcTGAACTTTTGTGTACCATCGTCGAAATCCATAGAATAGTGTTTAGCGGTGTGGCTCCCCTGTGTCAGGTTCATGATCTTGGTCTCAGCCACTTGGATTATTTGATGTTCCTCATATATTAACCCTAAGGCAAAAAAAAATAGCGTCCACGTAAACTTGTTCTAGAACTTGTGGGATCAGTGAAAACGCCAGGGTTTGAAGACCCACTGTCAGGAGGGACATAATTATTCCTCCCTGTTGCGGCTCACCCCCTGATGACTGAGGTAGCAGGATGAAAGTAACCTTCAGCTCTCTTTGAATACCCTATACTGGTCCTTATCCCCTGAAAATTTATCAGAAATGGTCACTACAGGTTCAGGAGAGATCTTCTGCACGTCTGGATGTATACACATCACAGCTGCTGCTGGCAGTGGAGAGTTATGGGAAGTTTTCATCAAACTAGGTAACTGACCCTACAACTTACCTTGAAGTGATTCAAGATTCCAATATTCCTTAGCCAGATGTTGAATTATTTGTGTCAGATTCTCCTCCTGATCACAGAGCAAGTGAACAGAATCGATAGTGGTGAAAAATTTAATAACTAGCTGTGCCGAGTCATTTCCCATGGACAAGTCATGATGCAGGGAAGTCAAGGAGTCCATAGTCATATGACAGGAGGGTACATCAAAGACAAAAGGGGTAATACAAACGAGTAGTCAAATACAAGGTGTGGCAACAAAGATCAAAATATTACAACTCAGAGCAAATACACCAATTGAGCAAGGCCACAACTGGCAATGGTCTGACTATTGCCAGcctgctaaatagccaggtaatcacctTGGACGGGAGACACCTGAAGAAAACCCCACAAGCCGGGGCAAATTGTACAGCTGGGCTGTCGTTCACAATACTGACAGACAAACATACCCCTGACTCAGATTTGATGACTAAGTTGTCACTCAAAACACTGACAGCCTAGCACGCCCTTGATAACATAGGATGGCCGATCTGTCACTCACAGTGTCTTTAGGACACTgtgagtaataataataacaataattttatttctgtagcgccaatatattctgcagcatgttaaattttagaggggacttgaacagacaataaaagacattacagcataacaatgatcacataaatccacagatacctagaggaatgagggccctgctcgcaagcttacaatctatgaagaaataTGGGAGAAACGAAAGGTGGattgtaacaattgctttcattgttttaATCAGCCATAATTtaataaatcgggtgttcatgtagtgCTGCATGAACCGGTAACCAGCCAGAATGGGTAaaggtacagacacagagggctatcaaatgcataaagcatgtgggaACATGATAAGAgggtcctggttatgaagaaaaatttgaatgggcaacacagggatagttagataaatatgtTTAGGATAGtctaaagaaatgcgtttttagggctcaCTTAAAAGTGTGGGTATTGGGTATTAATCAAAttttcctgggtagtgcattccaaagaattggcacagcacgcaAAAAGTTTTGGAGATGGGAGTGGTTGGTTCTGATTACTGAGGATGTTAACCTTAGgtaattagcagaacggagagaatgggtagggtggtagactgacacgagggaggagatgtggggtggtgctgaactgtggagtactttgtgggtgagagtaataagtttatattgaactctggagtggatgggcaactagtgcaatgactggcacaaagtaGAGGCTTCAGtctccccgctattctccggcctctcccctctgtcaatcccttcactggctccccattgcccagagactccagtacaaaaccctaaccatgacgtacaaagccatccacaacctgtctcctccatacatctgtgacctcgtctcttggtacttacctacacgcaacctccgatcctcacaagatctccttctctactcccctctaatctcctcttcccacaatcgtatacaagatttctctcgcgtatcacccctactctggaaccctctaccacaacacatcagactctcgcctaccatcaaaatcttcaaaaagaatctgaagactcacctcttccgacaagcctacaacctgcagtaaccaccgatcaaccaaaccgctgcatgaccagctctaccctcacctactgtattctcacccatcccttgtagattgtgagccttcgcgggcagggtcctctctcctcctgtaccagtcgtgacctgtattgtttaacattattgtacttgtttttattatgtatactcctcctcacatgtaaagtgccatgaaataaatggcgctataacaataaataataataataataataataatggttggtgaggaatatgatcctggctgcagcattcaagacagattagaGAGGGGAGAGTATAGTAAGAGGTaaactgattagtagagagttacaatagtccagatgagaatgaataagagcaacagtaaggctgggttcacattgcgctaggtgtgtccgtctaacggactcgtttttaagtagtaaaaacgcaatgtaacgcacatactaacacgcccatagacttgcattgtctaacgcatcgtgacgcatccctaaattggtatgcgtttgtcacataacgttttttttctgacggaccttcaacgcggcttgcagcgttctcgggtccggtcaagctaacgcactactaacggaagcattcattctgccatagaaggctatggcaaacgcagacgcaaatcatgaaaaatttccaaataggaccacacgttttaatagcgtttgagggtggtcacatgtgtcatgtgacaggaaatgtgATTTCGGCCATTAAAGGAGGAATATACCAACCACACATTAGGACTACTGCACGTGACAGAGTGTTGCAATACCTCTcctgaaatgtaagtacatttctatatatatatctcagtatacatcatgggagtctgtaaaatgtccgtcggatgtgtgtgtactaaacattgctttgttgcacacagatgtcggatacagatgtcagcagcagcagcagcagcgtgtctgcgattTTTTCGTcacagtcggtaggcttgcacttttaAAAACCACTATAATGTTGTGTGAAACTCCATTGTATTGAGCTAGGCATAACAATCCTGTTTATTGTTTTACTGTGAATAGGAGTCTtctgagcccgaggctgctagaccacccccaaaaaaacatgctaaaaacacaaaggtacatagcacacatgttgaatttttcaggcataaatttattgatccaatgaatgttaacataatttaatgttaaaaatttttttttttacattttacatacacaataggtggTGCAACACGGAGGACACAAAAGAAAGAAGGTCCCAagccgtctgtcgtcgccacaactgccagtggtaaatatcaaattagaaatattctatccaatatttatcaacAATCTATCTATTCAATTTCTATCTACTATACCTATAAAATATCAACTATCTATCGCTCCATCTATTTGTCaatctatatctatgtatatatctatatccatgtatctatctatttatctatctatcaatatctatgtatctatctatatatatatatctatgtatctatctatatctatctatgtatctatctataaatatgtatctatctatatctttgtatctatctatctatctatctatctatatctatgtatctatatatctatctatatctatctatatctatgtatctatctattgctatatctatgtatctatctatctctgtatatatgaatatggccatccagtgaaattgAAACTATCAACCTAACTTTTTGTGTTTACCTAGTCCAAGTCAGcggccaaaaaaaaaaggattgtcgttgacgaagagccattgactatccacaacgagacactgatcaaccttgtggaagccaacccctccatatgggaccagagcgacagctcccaccatgacatcgtgaagaaccggaagttgtgggatcaaataatctgtcactttgatccccgatacatggagaagtctacaacctcaaagaaaaaaattggtaaatattggtgacgtAACATCggaaaatgtaaacaaaaaaaaaaaatctatcctaTCAACCTATCCACTTGTTGTCTATCTCTCAATTATGAACTATCTGTACACTAtctatctatacactatttctaaaaactatttcttaactatctatctactatttatatatcAACTATCCTAGCAAACTATGAAAAATGTTTCCTATATCTTAAAACTATCTGTCTActatttttatgtatatattttttttaaatttaaagccgatgctgtccatacccgttggaagTCCATCCGCgatcgctttgtccgtgactaccggaacaaTCACAATGCTCAAAGTGGATCCAGTggtaaacgggtgaccccgtatgtgcattacgaccaactgctctttcttcaaaaaacattgtctcagcgctcgtaagtacaaatacGTCTGTGTGCGAGACACAATTGTTTTAAGGAAACTAATttactttatttatattatttttttttttgggttacagcacgatatgcagtaccgctgctCCTAGACCGACAGAGGAACTGGAGCCTTCTCCAGTGGAACCAACGCaacctgaagatgtgtctggcatcagcgagccacgatctgcggACAGAAGCACTGTTGCtgcaggtgtgagtgcccggttgcaatcacagcgtggacgcaagcgagcaacacaaaaagatgaagctgatgcaatTATCGTGGATGGACTCCAACGGGTAGAGGACATGTGTCGCAGTGAGCTGAAAGACCTGAGGCGAGAAATTACCGAGCTGCAAGCACGCGAGTCTGTATACTCTGctaatgagtggaagctacttttcttatcctatgagcctgtagcacaaaatatcccggcacatagAAACTTTATGTTTAGACAAAGACTGAATGAGCTTCTAGAGGAAT
This window harbors:
- the LOC143793524 gene encoding uncharacterized protein LOC143793524; the encoded protein is MTPPQESSEPEAARPPPKKHAKNTKVVQHGGHKRKKVPSRLSSPQLPVSKSAAKKKRIVVDEEPLTIHNETLINLVEANPSIWDQSDSSHHDIVKNRKLWDQIICHFDPRYMEKSTTSKKKIADAVHTRWKSIRDRFVRDYRNNHNAQSGSSGKRVTPYVHYDQLLFLQKTLSQRSTICSTAAPRPTEELEPSPVEPTQPEDVSGISEPRSADRSTVAAGVSARLQSQRGRKRATQKDEADAIIVDGLQRVEDMCRSELKDLRREITELQARESVYSANEWKLLFLSYEPVAQNIPAHRNFMFRQRLNELLEEFVGPQEPAPSGTRRMDLPAYNPQYRGRGETSVEPHRQCSSPSYSWADNMPVQYQSL